The Paraburkholderia sp. SOS3 genome includes a region encoding these proteins:
- a CDS encoding ATP-binding protein, with protein MFSPARPPILFGQFELLPDERQLLRNGEFIEVGGRAFDVLLLLVSKPGQIISHREFREVVWPKAVVEDVNLRVHITALRKILAVGLDESHGIRSITGRGYCFIGPVSAADRAFTEQPDGEARAADDIGRLIGRRSDVAAISKLLLDKRLVSIVGPGGVGKTAVAFSVIRSFGLARPVTAVSVELSSISNTNHVASTVASVLGILADSDAPTNAIVEYLRQTPHLLLFDCCERVIDAAAALVETINRQVDDVTILITSREPLRVPEEWVYRLKPLDAPSVSEGKTPGLAMAFSAVRLFCERATALQADAFVLDEGNVECICQLCRSLDGLPLAIELAASQVHVYSAQGLLDALDDRLDLLARGHRTALPRHRTLRATLDWSYDTLTEEERRILRYVSLFRGEFTLAQMAALVEPQEPLPRRSVSGLVDKSLMTAVPKTHPPKFRLLDSTRAYGVYRLKLLHEFDEAARRHAAYFLSLFTEPAVWSAHQSSIDPLASDASILDDVRAALDWSLSSEGDVATGVSLTWACAPLFYQLSLCNEYRQRVNKALELVHRARNAEPEAEFRLQLALAQADFLTQSLRGGISTRAYHDALSLAEEYQHDSRQVQVLYGIIVMTTMAGEYQRANNFCDRLDILTRKRIADVPLYHRMKALVDTQRGEVKSSLRHSALALSLYGPQSARRTLQDPTQYDARAALTSLESRTLWLVGQVDDAARLALQSVEEARALGHDLSLCCSLASGACPVACWRGDHLELAQFLLMLEGLATERLLINWRDQAKCYAFALPERNLPEGQGWWRHFDHLAPTAHEKLVSVNHRLLTPLAIERARSGKAGWATAEIWRALGEQHLAQSTGSINESEVLFREAIAVSKKQGMLSWELRAATSLARLLDGSGQHAEAEDVVSDILTRFDQGAETKDLKAARSVLRQVTADKNAG; from the coding sequence ATGTTTTCGCCCGCGCGCCCGCCAATTTTGTTCGGTCAGTTCGAGCTACTGCCAGACGAGAGGCAGTTACTCCGCAATGGTGAGTTCATCGAGGTAGGAGGACGCGCTTTCGACGTACTGCTCCTTCTCGTCAGCAAGCCAGGACAGATAATTTCACACAGAGAATTCCGCGAGGTCGTTTGGCCCAAAGCAGTAGTCGAGGATGTGAACCTGCGGGTGCACATTACAGCTTTAAGGAAAATCCTGGCGGTCGGCCTCGACGAATCGCACGGTATCCGCAGCATCACGGGTCGGGGCTACTGCTTCATCGGGCCTGTAAGCGCAGCCGATCGTGCCTTCACGGAACAGCCCGACGGCGAGGCGCGAGCCGCGGATGACATTGGTCGCCTCATTGGCCGGCGCAGCGATGTCGCTGCAATCTCGAAGCTGCTGCTTGACAAGCGGCTGGTATCGATAGTAGGGCCCGGGGGCGTTGGCAAGACTGCGGTAGCATTTTCTGTCATACGCTCTTTCGGTCTCGCGCGGCCGGTCACAGCAGTGAGCGTCGAACTCTCTTCGATCAGCAACACCAACCATGTAGCGAGCACGGTGGCGTCAGTGCTCGGAATCCTGGCCGATTCGGACGCTCCAACAAACGCAATCGTCGAATACTTGCGCCAGACCCCGCATCTCTTGCTTTTCGATTGCTGCGAGCGGGTGATCGATGCTGCCGCCGCGCTGGTCGAAACGATAAATCGTCAAGTTGACGATGTGACCATCCTTATCACAAGTCGCGAGCCTCTCCGTGTGCCCGAGGAATGGGTGTATCGGCTCAAACCTCTCGACGCACCGAGCGTGTCTGAAGGGAAGACGCCCGGGCTTGCCATGGCATTTTCAGCTGTGCGGCTCTTTTGCGAGAGAGCCACGGCATTGCAAGCGGACGCGTTCGTGCTCGACGAGGGGAACGTGGAATGCATTTGTCAACTATGCCGTTCCCTAGACGGGCTTCCGCTCGCGATCGAACTGGCTGCGTCGCAGGTTCACGTTTACAGCGCGCAAGGACTATTGGATGCGCTTGACGACCGGCTCGACCTTTTGGCGCGAGGTCACCGCACGGCTCTGCCTCGTCACAGAACGCTTCGTGCGACGCTCGATTGGAGCTATGACACCCTAACCGAGGAGGAGCGTCGGATTCTCCGGTACGTATCGCTGTTTCGCGGCGAGTTCACCTTGGCACAGATGGCGGCGCTCGTTGAGCCGCAGGAGCCGTTACCGCGCCGTTCTGTAAGCGGTCTCGTTGACAAATCACTAATGACAGCAGTTCCGAAGACTCATCCACCGAAGTTTCGGCTGCTCGACAGCACTCGGGCGTATGGAGTCTACAGGCTGAAGCTGCTGCATGAATTCGATGAAGCCGCTCGCCGTCACGCCGCATACTTTCTCTCTCTGTTCACTGAACCCGCTGTCTGGTCAGCGCACCAGTCTTCAATCGACCCGTTGGCAAGCGATGCGTCGATTCTTGACGATGTGCGCGCAGCCCTGGACTGGTCGCTATCCAGTGAAGGTGACGTTGCGACCGGTGTCTCGCTTACTTGGGCCTGCGCCCCTTTGTTTTACCAGCTGTCTCTTTGTAACGAATACCGTCAGAGGGTCAACAAAGCCCTCGAGCTCGTGCATCGTGCGAGAAATGCTGAACCAGAAGCCGAGTTCAGATTGCAACTTGCCCTAGCACAAGCAGACTTTCTTACGCAGTCGCTCAGAGGTGGGATCTCGACTCGCGCATATCATGATGCTTTGTCGCTAGCGGAGGAGTATCAACACGATTCGCGCCAAGTCCAAGTTCTTTACGGGATTATCGTGATGACGACGATGGCGGGAGAGTATCAGAGAGCCAACAATTTCTGCGATCGCCTCGACATTCTCACCCGCAAGCGCATTGCCGACGTGCCGTTGTACCATCGTATGAAGGCACTGGTCGACACTCAGCGTGGAGAAGTGAAGAGCTCCCTCCGCCATTCTGCACTTGCTCTGTCGTTGTATGGGCCGCAAAGCGCGAGGAGAACACTGCAAGACCCAACACAATACGACGCGCGCGCTGCTCTCACGTCCCTCGAGTCCCGAACCTTGTGGCTCGTGGGTCAGGTCGACGATGCCGCTCGTCTTGCACTACAGAGCGTTGAGGAGGCGCGCGCGCTCGGACATGACTTGTCGTTGTGCTGTTCTTTGGCGTCGGGTGCGTGCCCAGTTGCATGCTGGCGTGGTGACCACCTCGAGCTGGCGCAGTTCCTCCTGATGCTGGAGGGCTTGGCAACCGAGCGCCTGTTGATTAACTGGCGAGACCAGGCAAAATGCTACGCTTTTGCGCTTCCAGAGCGAAACTTGCCCGAAGGCCAAGGTTGGTGGCGTCATTTTGACCATTTGGCGCCGACAGCGCACGAAAAGCTCGTAAGCGTCAATCATCGATTGTTGACGCCGCTTGCGATCGAGCGTGCACGTTCCGGAAAGGCGGGTTGGGCGACGGCGGAAATATGGCGTGCGTTAGGTGAGCAGCATCTTGCTCAGTCGACGGGGTCGATAAATGAGTCTGAAGTGTTATTTCGTGAAGCCATCGCAGTATCCAAAAAGCAGGGAATGCTATCTTGGGAATTGCGGGCCGCGACCAGTCTGGCTCGTCTGCTAGATGGCAGCGGGCAGCATGCTGAGGCTGAAGACGTCGTGTCCGACATCTTGACTCGCTTCGATCAAGGTGCTGAAACTAAAGACTTGAAAGCAGCGCGCTCGGTACTTAGGCAGGTCACAGCAGACAAAAACGCTGGCTAA
- a CDS encoding MarR family winged helix-turn-helix transcriptional regulator encodes MINPVDEGFLREHELAMALRRTGDLVIHEIDAGLSDFAVNFLQLSMLVAIASGRAHSPAGIAQKLDVDRAVVTRALDKLEANHFVQRRRSVDDRRNVLVSLTEPGAISFNKLCNVASAILRARLGKVPSGECEHLQCLLALVRGVSNV; translated from the coding sequence ATGATAAACCCAGTTGATGAAGGCTTTCTTCGTGAACATGAGCTCGCAATGGCGTTGCGCCGAACAGGCGATCTGGTCATCCACGAGATCGATGCCGGTTTGTCGGATTTCGCGGTCAATTTCCTACAGCTGAGCATGCTAGTGGCAATAGCTAGTGGGCGAGCTCATTCGCCTGCTGGCATCGCGCAAAAACTTGATGTGGATCGCGCAGTGGTGACCCGAGCACTCGATAAGCTGGAGGCGAATCACTTCGTCCAGCGCAGGCGCAGCGTCGATGATCGCCGAAATGTGCTTGTCTCTCTGACAGAGCCGGGGGCAATTAGTTTTAACAAGCTCTGTAATGTCGCTTCCGCTATTCTGCGTGCCAGGCTGGGCAAGGTTCCTAGCGGCGAGTGCGAACACCTGCAGTGCTTGCTCGCGCTTGTCAGGGGGGTTAGCAATGTCTGA
- a CDS encoding LysR family transcriptional regulator, with the protein MDYLETLRVFRAVTETGSFTRAGDILGIGAPAVSRAISSLEKRLSSRLFHRSTRQVALTEAGARLLERCTRILEDLVALEADARDQTLMATGLLRIVAHTTATMSLLVPLMSTFKRRYPGVELDVTLLERPVDLAADGYDLGIVLPYMLRSDTVITRLLERIPQVIVASPEYLAQHGTPEKPADLTSHRFVTVSPGIRKPIVNGACNDEKFEIQMSADVASNSPAFNAEMVRAGLGLGILPVPLVHEDVASGRLINVLSGCELSDRNIEIRLAYSSRTLLPAKVRAFIEHASEAFSPSDASNLNM; encoded by the coding sequence ATGGACTATCTTGAAACTCTGCGCGTTTTTCGCGCTGTAACAGAAACAGGAAGCTTCACTCGGGCCGGCGACATCCTGGGCATTGGGGCGCCGGCTGTGTCGAGAGCCATTTCGTCGTTGGAAAAACGGCTTTCGAGCCGGCTGTTCCATCGAAGCACACGCCAGGTCGCCCTAACGGAAGCCGGCGCGAGGCTACTTGAGCGCTGTACACGCATACTTGAGGACTTAGTCGCGTTGGAAGCCGACGCTCGCGACCAGACGCTGATGGCGACCGGCCTGCTTAGGATTGTCGCGCATACCACCGCGACAATGAGTTTGCTCGTGCCTTTGATGAGCACCTTCAAGCGGCGCTATCCCGGCGTCGAACTCGACGTGACGCTCCTCGAACGACCGGTCGACCTTGCTGCCGACGGCTACGATTTGGGAATTGTGCTGCCGTACATGCTCAGGAGCGATACAGTGATCACAAGATTGCTTGAGCGGATTCCGCAAGTAATTGTCGCATCGCCCGAGTATCTCGCGCAGCATGGGACGCCAGAAAAGCCCGCAGATCTAACAAGTCACCGATTCGTAACCGTGTCACCTGGCATACGGAAACCGATTGTGAACGGTGCCTGCAATGACGAAAAGTTTGAAATACAAATGAGTGCGGACGTGGCTTCTAACAGTCCTGCATTCAACGCAGAGATGGTCCGTGCCGGCCTGGGCCTCGGGATTCTTCCGGTGCCACTGGTGCATGAAGATGTTGCGTCAGGCCGTCTGATAAACGTTCTGTCTGGCTGTGAGCTTTCGGACAGAAACATCGAAATCCGGCTGGCTTACAGCAGTCGTACGCTTCTACCTGCTAAGGTCAGAGCGTTTATCGAACACGCGTCGGAGGCCTTCAGCCCCTCGGATGCTTCGAATTTGAATATGTGA
- a CDS encoding porin, with amino-acid sequence MKPMSIEFVLNHGRFALISAIGVCLSVAHLTPALAQSSITLFGVADEGLTFSTNAGGKRQYALTSGNEGQSRWGLKGTEDLGGGLSALFTLEGGFNGSNGTMTQGGTLLGRQAFVGLSSNDLGTLTLGRQYPITYDYVGIFTAGGVWALTGAGYGAHPADLDDMDGSERINNAVKYRSPSFEGFSFAAMYSFGGVAGHISRNAYYSAAASYANGPIALGAAYAMAKNPNFSVFGSNASASTTAANMSGPVISGLAGAGSLEIAGVGGSYQIGRATLAAAYTHSSFNSLGATAVTGVNSAALGRAAVFNIAEISVRYMVTPALMLCAAYEYTAAGGLAGRDGARYNQVDLGADYFASKRTDVYAMAVFQTASGYDSTGKKAVASLAYAIPSTSNRQLVAVVGVRHRF; translated from the coding sequence ATGAAACCTATGTCTATCGAGTTTGTTCTCAATCACGGACGATTCGCATTGATCTCCGCAATCGGCGTGTGCCTTTCGGTAGCACACCTCACGCCGGCGCTTGCGCAGAGCAGCATCACGCTATTCGGCGTTGCGGACGAAGGGCTCACGTTCAGCACCAATGCGGGCGGCAAGCGCCAATATGCGCTGACGAGCGGCAACGAGGGGCAAAGCCGCTGGGGGCTCAAGGGAACGGAAGATCTCGGTGGTGGCTTGAGCGCCTTGTTCACCTTGGAGGGCGGCTTTAACGGATCGAACGGGACCATGACGCAAGGCGGCACGCTGCTCGGACGGCAAGCGTTCGTCGGCCTTTCATCCAACGATCTTGGCACGCTGACTTTGGGCCGACAATATCCAATCACCTATGACTATGTCGGCATATTCACGGCCGGGGGTGTCTGGGCGCTCACAGGCGCGGGTTATGGCGCCCACCCGGCCGATCTCGACGATATGGATGGAAGTGAGCGGATCAACAATGCCGTTAAATACCGATCGCCGAGCTTTGAGGGATTCAGTTTCGCAGCGATGTACAGCTTCGGGGGTGTCGCGGGCCACATTTCGAGAAACGCTTACTACTCCGCGGCCGCAAGCTACGCGAACGGACCGATTGCGTTGGGCGCTGCATACGCAATGGCGAAGAATCCCAACTTCTCGGTTTTCGGCAGCAACGCCTCGGCCAGCACGACCGCAGCCAACATGAGCGGACCCGTCATTTCAGGACTGGCAGGCGCCGGTTCGCTCGAGATCGCCGGTGTCGGCGGCAGCTATCAGATCGGGCGGGCAACGCTTGCCGCCGCTTATACGCACTCATCCTTTAACAGCCTGGGCGCAACTGCCGTAACAGGCGTCAATTCCGCTGCCCTCGGCAGGGCCGCCGTGTTCAACATCGCGGAAATCAGCGTGCGCTACATGGTGACGCCTGCGTTGATGCTTTGCGCCGCGTACGAATACACGGCAGCCGGCGGTCTGGCGGGACGCGACGGTGCAAGGTATAACCAGGTCGATCTCGGCGCGGACTACTTCGCTTCGAAACGCACGGACGTCTACGCAATGGCGGTCTTCCAGACGGCGTCCGGATACGACTCGACTGGCAAGAAAGCGGTGGCGAGCTTGGCCTACGCAATACCGTCGACGTCGAATCGCCAGCTCGTCGCCGTCGTGGGGGTGCGTCATAGATTCTGA
- a CDS encoding sodium:solute symporter family protein: MNFSTTVIVATVVASVLVSALPRLRTNMNLEQWSVGDRAFGTVFVFLLMAGESFTTFTVLGASGFAYGRGGAVYYILAYECLAYTLSFWLSPAIWRYAKRHRLVSLPDFLRKKYDSRALGVIAATVGIVALIPYIVLQLKGMAIIVSTASSNALSPASGIVLGAVAITINVMLSGVHGSAWVSSVKDIVIVLLVVFLGIYLPIHYYGGIHAMFTSLEASKPGFTAIAQSGFSPVWFASTIILSTLGFFMWPHVFAATFTSGNVAVLRRNACLLPAYSLLLALVFFVGFTAVGVVPGLSGAQADLSLFKLAMGAMPEWFIALLGAAGALCAIVPGSMLVLTTSILFSRDLVGGFGPPRSDRFTVSLAKLAVPVIMTVCVSFALSGSQTVVALLLMGYNFVTQLAPAFFASLLHRNPATTRGSIAGVAAGMLCVASISLTGTRTAKLLPFLPASLHDVNVGAVALTVNILVFAVVSLMDRFFPASRTSTP, translated from the coding sequence ATGAATTTTTCGACCACCGTCATCGTCGCGACCGTCGTCGCGTCAGTCCTCGTAAGTGCGCTGCCGAGGCTTCGAACAAACATGAACCTCGAGCAATGGAGCGTGGGAGACCGTGCGTTTGGAACGGTCTTCGTGTTCCTTCTGATGGCAGGCGAAAGCTTTACGACTTTCACGGTGCTCGGCGCAAGCGGATTCGCCTATGGCCGTGGCGGCGCAGTGTATTACATCCTCGCATACGAGTGTCTCGCCTACACCCTCTCCTTCTGGCTGTCGCCTGCCATATGGCGATACGCAAAAAGACACCGGTTGGTTTCGCTACCCGATTTCTTGCGGAAAAAATATGACAGTCGAGCACTCGGCGTGATCGCGGCGACGGTCGGCATCGTCGCGTTGATTCCATATATCGTGCTGCAACTCAAAGGCATGGCGATCATCGTCAGCACCGCGTCGTCGAATGCGTTATCGCCGGCCTCGGGCATCGTGCTCGGCGCCGTTGCCATTACGATCAACGTGATGCTTTCGGGCGTGCACGGATCGGCGTGGGTCTCGTCGGTCAAAGACATCGTGATCGTTCTACTGGTCGTATTCCTTGGCATCTATCTGCCGATCCACTATTACGGTGGCATCCACGCGATGTTCACGTCGCTGGAAGCGTCTAAGCCGGGGTTCACCGCAATAGCGCAGAGTGGATTCAGTCCCGTGTGGTTCGCCTCAACCATCATCCTGTCCACACTAGGGTTCTTCATGTGGCCGCATGTGTTCGCCGCCACCTTCACGTCGGGCAACGTCGCGGTTCTGCGACGCAACGCGTGCCTGTTGCCAGCGTATAGCCTGCTGCTCGCGCTGGTATTCTTCGTCGGCTTCACGGCGGTCGGTGTGGTGCCCGGACTCTCCGGCGCTCAGGCGGACCTGAGTCTCTTTAAACTGGCGATGGGTGCGATGCCCGAGTGGTTCATCGCGCTGCTCGGCGCCGCCGGCGCATTGTGCGCGATCGTGCCCGGATCGATGCTCGTTCTCACCACGTCGATCCTGTTCTCACGCGATCTGGTCGGCGGCTTTGGGCCGCCGCGCAGCGATCGGTTTACCGTCTCCCTCGCTAAGCTTGCCGTCCCGGTCATTATGACTGTCTGCGTGAGCTTTGCGCTGTCCGGTAGCCAGACCGTCGTTGCACTGCTGCTGATGGGCTACAACTTCGTGACGCAGCTCGCGCCCGCATTCTTCGCTAGCTTGCTGCACCGTAACCCAGCCACGACCCGCGGGTCGATCGCGGGTGTCGCAGCCGGCATGCTGTGCGTCGCATCAATCTCACTGACGGGTACACGTACCGCGAAGCTACTGCCGTTTCTGCCGGCTTCGCTGCACGACGTCAACGTCGGTGCCGTCGCGCTTACGGTCAACATCCTTGTCTTCGCCGTTGTGAGCCTGATGGACCGGTTCTTTCCGGCGTCGCGCACGTCGACGCCCTGA
- a CDS encoding DUF3311 domain-containing protein: protein MKKINVLAAIPCIAIFAGIFFGNRVTPYVLGVPFLLAWMMGCAMLTTVALLIIDSTIRDEHDETNGETS, encoded by the coding sequence GTGAAAAAAATCAACGTACTTGCTGCCATTCCCTGCATCGCCATTTTCGCGGGGATCTTCTTCGGCAATCGCGTTACGCCCTACGTCCTCGGCGTGCCTTTCCTGCTCGCCTGGATGATGGGGTGCGCAATGCTGACGACTGTAGCGTTACTGATCATCGACTCGACGATTCGCGACGAACACGACGAGACGAACGGAGAAACTTCATGA
- a CDS encoding M20 aminoacylase family protein has product MQREDHILSLVELRRDIHRHPELAFQERRTAALVAERLGALGIEVHTGIGRTGVVGVIEGKSTASGRRIALRADMDALQMPDHKSVAHHSTYDNHMHGCGHDGHTAMLVGAAEVLARSREFDGTVVLIFQPAEEGAGGAKAMLDDRLLERFPVDSFWGLHNWPGMPTGTAVVHSGETMAAVDYFDIEIIGKGCHGGMPQEGVDAVLAACHIVTALQSIPARNIHPQDSAVIGVAKIHGGDEYHVHPNRLALSGSVRAHKESVRQLLETRLHDVARSVAAAFGASVDVRYRRNYPPTINDASLADIAREVAASVVGKKNVLQGHLPSMAAEDFSYFAREKPGCYVWFGNDDEGHTHSLHHPLYDFNDGIIPLGVAYWTQLVARLLPV; this is encoded by the coding sequence ATGCAACGCGAAGATCACATCCTTAGCCTCGTAGAACTACGGCGAGACATCCACCGCCATCCGGAACTGGCGTTCCAGGAGCGCCGCACTGCCGCGCTCGTCGCAGAGCGGCTCGGCGCACTTGGCATCGAAGTGCACACCGGAATCGGCCGCACAGGTGTGGTCGGCGTGATCGAAGGCAAATCGACCGCCAGCGGCCGGCGCATTGCATTACGCGCCGACATGGACGCGTTGCAGATGCCGGATCACAAGAGCGTCGCCCATCACTCGACTTACGACAATCACATGCATGGCTGCGGCCACGACGGCCATACAGCAATGCTGGTCGGTGCAGCCGAAGTGCTCGCGCGCTCGCGCGAGTTCGACGGAACGGTCGTGCTCATCTTCCAGCCTGCCGAAGAAGGCGCGGGCGGCGCCAAGGCGATGCTTGACGATCGACTCCTCGAGCGCTTTCCGGTCGACTCGTTCTGGGGCCTGCATAACTGGCCCGGAATGCCGACCGGCACCGCAGTGGTGCACAGCGGTGAGACGATGGCCGCGGTCGATTACTTCGACATTGAGATAATTGGGAAAGGATGTCACGGCGGCATGCCGCAGGAAGGCGTGGACGCCGTTCTGGCAGCCTGCCATATTGTCACTGCTCTGCAATCGATCCCGGCGCGGAACATTCACCCCCAAGATTCAGCGGTCATCGGCGTGGCCAAGATACATGGCGGCGACGAATACCACGTCCATCCGAATCGACTAGCGCTCAGCGGATCCGTCCGCGCGCACAAGGAGTCGGTGCGGCAGCTGCTCGAGACGCGCCTCCACGACGTTGCGCGATCCGTCGCTGCAGCGTTTGGTGCCAGCGTCGATGTCCGGTATCGGCGTAACTATCCACCGACCATCAACGATGCCAGCCTGGCCGACATCGCACGCGAGGTTGCGGCGAGCGTGGTTGGCAAAAAAAACGTTCTGCAAGGGCATCTTCCGTCGATGGCCGCCGAAGACTTCTCCTATTTCGCTCGCGAGAAGCCCGGTTGCTACGTGTGGTTTGGCAATGACGACGAAGGGCACACGCATAGCCTCCATCACCCGCTCTACGACTTCAATGACGGCATTATCCCGCTTGGCGTCGCCTACTGGACGCAGTTGGTAGCCAGACTCCTGCCGGTCTGA
- a CDS encoding TetR/AcrR family transcriptional regulator translates to MNSSEEAVMERQRDESSSKANKHSSGRGRPRSQTARTAVLGAAYQLAASQGGQGTTIEAIAKSSGVSKMTIYKWWPDRQTLLTDAFLWQIGLEVPLSESGDAAQSIHQHAARYVSLLGGDMGRVLKVVLSECLTRSGDTATFFDRYLKERRELGARVISSGQRSGAIRSKSEPFDVYDRIYGTIFYRFIFGMPDLNPAFVRQLVDDVLDR, encoded by the coding sequence GTGAACAGCAGCGAAGAGGCAGTCATGGAGAGGCAGAGAGACGAGTCGTCCAGCAAGGCGAACAAGCATTCGTCGGGTCGGGGCCGGCCCCGATCGCAAACCGCGAGGACGGCGGTACTGGGTGCCGCCTATCAATTGGCGGCATCGCAGGGCGGGCAGGGAACGACCATCGAGGCGATCGCCAAGTCCTCCGGCGTGTCGAAAATGACGATCTACAAGTGGTGGCCCGATCGGCAGACATTGTTGACCGACGCCTTTCTCTGGCAAATCGGACTCGAAGTGCCGTTGTCCGAGAGCGGCGATGCTGCGCAGTCAATTCATCAGCATGCCGCCCGATATGTTTCGCTCCTGGGTGGCGATATGGGGCGTGTTCTTAAAGTCGTTCTGTCAGAGTGCCTGACCCGGTCAGGCGATACGGCCACGTTCTTCGATCGCTATCTCAAGGAGCGCCGCGAACTGGGTGCGCGCGTCATATCCTCTGGCCAGCGATCCGGGGCAATTCGTTCGAAGAGCGAGCCGTTTGATGTTTACGACCGGATCTATGGAACGATCTTTTACCGCTTCATTTTTGGCATGCCTGATCTGAATCCGGCGTTTGTCCGGCAACTGGTCGATGACGTGCTCGACCGGTGA
- a CDS encoding DUF3331 domain-containing protein, with translation MVAELDTYDVWIRVVALLSGGETELAVPRTERRAVHGVPAALPWPADVKIRVLDRVSSRSISVALAHPCLGYCGWQRWHRALARKSGICVLSGDSVSRGDVIYKLAGSFTPSRADHVMLARHVDVTLESQG, from the coding sequence ATGGTGGCTGAACTTGACACATACGACGTATGGATTCGCGTCGTCGCCTTGCTGTCAGGGGGCGAGACCGAGCTGGCAGTGCCTCGCACGGAACGACGTGCAGTTCATGGGGTGCCGGCAGCACTACCTTGGCCGGCAGACGTAAAGATTCGTGTACTTGATCGGGTTTCGTCGCGCAGCATCTCGGTAGCTTTGGCGCATCCGTGCTTGGGCTATTGCGGCTGGCAAAGGTGGCACCGGGCTCTGGCACGAAAAAGTGGAATATGTGTGCTAAGTGGTGATTCCGTCTCTCGAGGCGACGTCATATACAAGCTCGCCGGCTCTTTCACCCCTTCTCGCGCGGACCACGTGATGCTCGCGCGGCACGTGGACGTCACCCTAGAAAGCCAGGGATAA
- a CDS encoding TIGR01244 family sulfur transferase, whose translation MNPKPVTSGLSISPQLSIADIEAAKAQGFRSIIVNRPDGEEAGQPTIEEMRNAASAAGLGFAAIPVTPGKASVEDAARFDLAIRTLEGPVIAYCRTGVRAATLWALSLGSSTAPDLLLQTLSSAGYDLSAMKPRLEALYKGRGASNNTDSTQNG comes from the coding sequence ATGAATCCTAAACCAGTCACATCTGGTCTTTCGATCAGTCCACAATTGAGCATTGCGGATATCGAAGCCGCAAAGGCGCAGGGATTTCGATCCATCATCGTCAATCGACCAGATGGTGAGGAAGCTGGGCAACCGACCATCGAGGAAATGCGGAACGCTGCGAGCGCCGCCGGCTTGGGTTTCGCCGCGATTCCTGTCACACCCGGCAAGGCAAGCGTCGAAGATGCAGCGCGGTTCGATCTGGCCATCAGGACGCTGGAAGGCCCTGTAATCGCCTATTGCCGAACCGGCGTGAGAGCCGCCACGCTCTGGGCGCTATCGCTTGGATCATCGACCGCCCCTGACTTGCTATTGCAAACGCTTTCCTCCGCTGGCTACGACCTAAGCGCTATGAAGCCACGACTTGAAGCGCTCTATAAAGGCAGGGGAGCGAGCAACAACACGGATTCGACGCAAAACGGGTAG